Proteins found in one Apostichopus japonicus isolate 1M-3 chromosome 16, ASM3797524v1, whole genome shotgun sequence genomic segment:
- the LOC139982246 gene encoding osmotic avoidance abnormal protein 3-like: MAEAVKVIVRCRPLNAREKSLKCGIVVKMDGGRGSCEISKPKSKDPPKSFTFDGAYFTDSTTEQIYNDIGYPLVDGVLEGYNGTIFAYGQTGCGKSFSMQGITDPATQRGIIPRAFEHIFENIQVAENVKYLVRASYLEIYNEEIRDLLGKDHKHRLDLKEHPDKGVYIKDLSMNTVHNTRECERVMELGWKNRSTGATLMNADSSRSHSIFTIHIEMCDLDENGEDHIRAGKLNLVDLAGSERQTKTGATGDRLKEATKINLSLSALGNVISALVDGKSKHIPYRDSKLTRLLQDSLGGNTKTLMVACLSPADNNYDETLSTLRYANRAKNIKNKPKINEDPKDALLRQYQEEIKQLKDMITGKIPMSQEGFAALGIKAPEVAKPDVASVDMSVEIEAEKQRLKEEYETKIQEMQEKFDEEQSSKAKLQVDIDQMKQYYEEKLTSLEEKKSTDLPAETAKSEEETVSEDVSVVSLASDQTQVSDAQGGSDASRSTPDVVPKPEVLDHEGAVATGDIGEEGRAGPTTPRASPTLPRKEMSGLLDQEEALKRLQQLEHEMVGGERATDETLKEKRRKKLKHAEVRKLQLAKAIAKMDDEGIMLNIYSSIEEELKVKNEILEKEKEKVHAAECEIVDLNAEFEFERIDYLDTIRKQEKQLALYQQLLEKVQPVLRRDCNYYNLDKVKSSCKWDEEEQNWSLPDLTITKDKLPDRLPPGAVTQGGRPAGLTNPRMTQPRNGYINGSSEVVVGARDYDEEDKYLQRLSKSNQDEEAMNYFKPKRANKLLGEADNNKNHRDPSMHGLTNGHTNDMMAASKHGQTAPEKPLRRPMRLEALPTGKSKKGKKKSQNSLEPL; encoded by the exons ATGGCAGAAGCGGTGAAAGTTATCGTAAGGTGCAGGCCCCTCAACGCCCGAGAGAAGAGTCTGAAATGTGGCATAGTGGTGAAAATGGATGGTGGTAGAGGCTCTTGTGAGATAAGCAAACCCAAATCCAAGGATCCACCGAAATCGTTTACCTTTGACGGTGCTTACTTTACGGATTCCACCACAGAACAGATTTACAATGATATCGGCTACCCACTAGTGGAT GGTGTGCTAGAAGGGTACAATGGCACCATCTTTGCCTACGGCCAGACGGGCTGTGGCAAGTCATTCAGTATGCAGGGCATTACGGACCCTGCCACACAGAGGGGCATCATTCCACGGGCATTTGaacatatatttgaaaacattcag GTGGCAGAGAATGTAAAATACTTGGTAAGGGCTTCGTACCTGGAGATTTACAACGAAGAAATCCGAGATCTCTTGGGAAAGGACCACAAACATCGACTAGATCTGAAGGAGCACCCCGACAAAGGAGTCTACATCAAAG ATCTCTCTATGAACACTGTGCACAACACCAGGGAATGCGAACGTGTCATGGAGCTGGGCTGGAAGAACAGATCTACGGGGGCGACATTGATGAACGCGGACTCGTCCAGGTCTCATTCCATCTTCACCATCCACATCGAGATGTGCGATCTGGACGAGAACGGGGAGGACCACATCCGGGCGGGGAAGCTGAACCTGGTAGATTTAGCCGGAAGTGAAAGACAGACCAAGACAG GTGCCACTGGAGACAGGCTGAAGGAAGCTACCAAGATCAATCTATCACTCTCCGCTCTCGGTAACGTCATCTCTGCTCTTGTGGATGGGAAATCAAAACACATCCCCTACAGAGACTCAAAGTTGACCCGTTTACTGCAGGATTCTCTAG GCGGCAACACAAAGACTCTGATGGTGGCGTGCCTCTCGCCCGCCGACAACAACTACGACGAGACTCTGAGCACGCTCCGCTACGCCAACAGGGCCAAGAACATCAAGAACAAGCCCAAGATCAACGAGGATCCGAAGGACGCCCTGCTGCGTCAGTATCAGGAAGAGATCAAACAGCTGAAGGACATGATTACGGGCAAGATACCAATGTCACAGGAGGGTTTCGCAG CTCTGGGCATCAAAGCGCCAGAGGTCGCAAAGCCGGACGTGGCGTCCGTGGATATGTCCGTGGAGATTGAGGCAGAAAAGCAGAGGCTGAAAGAG GAATACGAGACGAAGATTCAGGAGATGCAGGAGAAATTTGACGAGGAGCAGTCCAGTAAGGCCAAGCTGCAGGTGGACATAGACCAGATGAAGCAGTACTACGAGGAGAAACTAACATCGTTAGAAGAGAAAAAGAGTACTG ATTTGCCAGCAGAAACAGCTAAGAGCGAAGAAGAGACCGTGTCTGAAGATGTCTCGGTGGTCAGTCTTGCCTCTGATCAGACTCAG GTCTCCGATGCCCAGGGAGGCAGCGATGCTTCTCGGTCCACTCCGGACGTGGTCCCCAAACCGGAGGTCCTGGACCACGAAGGGGCCGTGGCCACGGGGGACATTGGAGAAGAGGGCAGAGCTGGTCCCACCACACCCAGAGCGTCGCCTACGCTACCCCGAAAGGAAATGTCCGGTCTGCTTGATCAGGAAGAAGCGCTGAAGAG GTTACAACAGTTGGAGCACGAGATGGTGGGCGGAGAGAGGGCGACAGACGAGACGCTCAAGGAGAAACGCCGCAAGAAGCTGAAGCACGCGGAGGTGCGGAAGCTGCAGCTGGCCAAGGCCATCGCCAAGATGGACGACGAAGGGATCATGCTGAACATCTACAGCAGTATCGAAGAAGAGTTGAAAGTCAAGAATGAGATActggagaaggagaaggaaaag GTCCACGCCGCAGAATGCGAGATAGTGGATCTGAATGCGGAGTTTGAGTTTGAGAGGATCGACTATCTGGACACCATCAGGAAACAGGAGAAACAGCTGGCGCTGTACCAACAGCTCCTGGAGAAGGTGCAACCGGTCCTACGAAGGGACTGTAACTACTACAATCTGGACAAG GTGAAGTCGTCGTGTAAATGGGACGAGGAGGAACAGAATTGGTCGTTACCGGATTTGACCATCACTAAGGACAAGTTGCCCGACAGGCTCCCCCCCGGAGCTGTCACGCAAGGTGGTCGACCGGCGGGTCTGACCAATCCCAGGATGACCCAGCCTCGCAACGGGTACATCAACGGATCCAGCGAGGTCGTTGTCGGGGCCAGGGACTATGACGAAGAGGACAAGTACTTGCAG CGTCTGAGCAAGAGCAATCAAGACGAAGAAGCGATGAACTACTTCAAACCAAAGAGAGCCAACAAGCTCCTAGGGGAGGCAGATAACAACAAGAACCATCGTG ATCCCTCCATGCACGGTCTAACCAACGGACACACCAACGACATGATGGCCGCGTCCAAGCATGGTCAGACAGCACCCGAGAAACCGCTGAGGCGGCCCATGAGACTCGAAGCTCTGCCGACCGGGAAATCCAAGAAAGGCAAGAAGAAGAGCCAGAATTCACTGGAACCGTTGTAG